Genomic window (Pyrus communis chromosome 13, drPyrComm1.1, whole genome shotgun sequence):
CACAACCCAAATTTTTACAACTTGTGGGATTAAATGGGTTGTGATTATTTTCTCATATTGGGTTGATTTTGTTACAGTGGCTGTGTCTGAACCGGCCGGTTCATCAGATGGACCGGGAATACGGTTGTGAACCGGATGCCTGGAGTGGTGGCCTCGGCTGAGGAGGCAGATGATACAGCGGCGCCGCTATCATCTCCGAACAGCACGGTTTCATCGTTTCAGATGGATTTTGGAATGAGAAGTGGAGGAAGATCGAGTAAAAGAGATTTGGAGGTTGATGCCGACAGAGCGAGTGATGACGAGGAGAACGGGTCGACTCGGAAGAAACTCAGGCGCTCTAAAGATCAATCGGCTTTTCTTGAGGAGAGCTTCAAAGAGCACAGCACTCTGAATCCTGTAAGTCAAGGGAACAAAGAATACTTAAGTTTTTTGTTTAGAACTTCAGAGAGTAAACAATTCTCCTGTTTTAATTTTGACTAATTGTTTGTTGgtctattttttaatatttgcagAAGCAAAAACTTGTCCTGGCTAAACAGTTGAATCTTCGTCCTCGCCAAGTGGAAGTGTGGTTTCAGAATCGAAGAGCAAGGTATACTACTGTTTTATTTCTGTTTctctttaatataatttttttcatttcatacaATCACTTGTGATCACACCATGAAATTAGTGTAAACCGAAATTTAGATATTATTTCATAAATCACTATTTGGCACATCTCTCGTTCTGCAAatccttctctcttttcttacttctaaatgaaataaatcaaataaaaatacaGACACtgaatattttggttttttctttgaaaaaaatttaacGAACCATTGACATTTTGTTCCCATGCTTTTAAGTAGTTGGCCTTCTCtaaattactaatttttgtttggaaaaatgatgaaataatTATACAGGACCAAGCTGAACCAGACAGAAGTAGATTGCGAGTACTTAAAGAGATGCTGTGAAACACTGACAGAAGAGAATAGGAGGTTACGAAAAGAACTGCAAGAATTAAAAACTTTGAAGACCTCTCAGCCTTTCTACATGCAGCTGCCTGCCACCACACTCACCATGTGCCCCTCATGTGGGCGCGTGGTCACAACTGCCTCAGCCaacacctccaccaccaccaccaacaacaACCACATAAAGACCTGatttggtattgaggtgattctgataaaagttggtataaaaaaaGCTGAGAGCTATTTTtgtatttggtaaacattcagcttcagtttttttcacaattttggatgaaaaaaaagccaaaaacaagaagctgtaAAACCCAGTTTTGAaaaatcgatttttttttcaatctgttttacataaaaatttaccaaacactataatactgttttttttttctttttcaaaaggagttttacaaaaaagtttaccaaacactctgttgATTTATTttacagccgcttattctcacatcacagcagaatcaactttttttcaaaacacagcaataccaaactaaccCAAAAGCTGCTCAGAAGAAGCAGCCAAGGTTAAATCCATTTGCTGCTCAGGCCCACATGCAGCAGCATGAGATGTCAACATAGAATCTGATATCCTGCACTCTCCATtccatttgtatatattttggcTTGGagttgggttttattttgtcttttgttctcttaattattttgtttatttttaggtTTGGTTTTCCCAATCTTTGTCTCTATGGTTTCTCCTTATAAGTTTTAGAAACCATAGACGGAAAGGATGATAtgatatatttttgttattgATGAGGAAATTAGACACGATTTTGCTAGAAATCCCCTTTAAAATGGTTGTTGTTGGGTTTTATGTGTTTTGAGAGGGGATTCAAACATAGTTACTTATATTTTGATGATCATTTTCCCACATATGCTACATTTATGATCTAATGTTTGCCCATTGATCTTTTGCTAGAGATTTTGGGTAAtattagagagattaaatttatagacaaaatttgtaaataaaataataagaaagttgattaaattattacttaaatgctaataaatatgctcatttcatattggtgacatatcatttggtttgccaattatgtttacaaatttagtattCCTAGCATTACttagaaatttttcagtgtgttcgAAACACAATGTGATACACTACATATCATTATATAAGTGGTTGgacatttgaaaaataaaacttttctcAACTAATACTTCTTTTGTTCTGAACAGATTGAAAAATTATCAATCTTTTACTTGagatcaataaataaataaaaatttccttTACCAGACAGTTAACTAGTATATTTATGGAAGATCTTGGTTTGAGATATCCTATGATGATAGACTACGCGTACAAATACTTTCATGTTTGTGGAAGATCTTTGGCTTGGCCTGTCCTTCGGGAGGATGTGTTATTGGAGACAACAGTTGGATATAGTTTAGAcgtttgtattttattttctccttaGTAGATCGAGATTGAattaatgaaatgaaaatctatAATTAGGCAAACACAAAGATTAATGAGTCTAGAAGGAAAAATGATGAATGTCAAAATTACTATCCAATTAGATGAAATCCTCATGTCGAACTCCCTCCAGTAAAAGCGGAAGGTTTTTCAAACCAAGAACAATTAATAGTCTCATGCAACTTTTTATCATCTTTTTGGAGCTCAGAACCTTTCCTAAATTTTCACTTAGCATATCTGGTCGATTCGATGAAGATCTTTTGTATTTTGGTACTTGTGTGTTTTGGATGAGAGGTGGATCTTCATCTGATCTTGAAGATGGGGAAGATAAGTCGTTGTTTCACGTCGCGAATGGGAATGCTCTCCTATGTGTAAAAGCATGCCAAGCAGATGTGCGGCAACTTGCATGTTAAGATACAAAATATACCATCTACATCTTCATCTCGTTGCATGGAAAATTCAAGCGATTTCAAGTTAAGATGCAAACTTcaaatttgtatattttttgttagcttaattgtatttaattttttctgTTTGAGATTCTTTGTCAACCATAACGATCGTTCAACTACAACTAGTCAATTTAATGTCATCCTAAACCctatcttttggtttgtcttgtCATTGTTTGTTGATTAGATACCATTGCGATGAAGGAACTTATCTTAATATAGAACGACGTTGACAAAACCATTATTCCAGACACCAATATCTCCCATAATTTCTACAACATCCTTAAaggaattttgtttttcttcacgATTAAGTTTTGTGTGTCATCCTTTTGTTTATCATCTTATCATTATTATGATTACGTACAGTAAATTTGATGTTGATGTTATCCACATTCTTAGTTTATTTTGGAACTTAGGAAACAGTTTTTTTTGGTTCAATATCGTAGTGAATAGCCTAGGTTTCTACCCATGTGTTTCAGGTTCAAAACTCACAACTTCCCTAAATatttgtaatagtttcgaactaTCTCATTTTCCctttaaaatagtaattttaaaatgaaaaaacttAGGTAATGATGTTCTTGCTCTCTCATTCTATGAATAATGTTAGAAAGACCACATATTTTTACTACATTAGTATACTATCACATGTGACAAGTAATATATACAACCAATATTCAATGATATTAATTCATGAATTGACGTGACATAAATACATCACTTGCCACATTAAATAGTACATCAATGTGGCACAAAAATATGGTCTCTCTAATATTTTTTAGAAGATTCATGATCTCTTGGTCTCTAATtctatttttatgtttatatcaATGAACATCTTTTTGTCATTGATGAGTTATTGGAGGATAAAGATTTATGTTCTCGGTCGATATATTGGGAATAAGGATGGAGCTACTACATGAAAATCCAAATTTTGTTGTGAGTAGATGAAAATAAATCTTTATCCTCCACTATATTTTCAACCTCTCCATCAATTTTTATTCTAATTTTGTAACGTGTGAAACATGTAAGGATAAAGATTGATGGAGAGGTTGAAAATATATTGGTGATcaataaaacacaaaagtcgTGTAAATATGCATTGAACCCATAAATGATTGAATAATTAAACAAAGGACATGGAGAAATCAATCGAAATCGGACCACATAATACCATACATAATAATGCTTGAAAAGCAAGTTAAACCTGCAAAACATATTTTGTGTGAAATTTGGTCCAATAGCTGTTGGATGAGTGACTAAAATTGACGTGTGAGTGATGGAAAACCGATAGCAAGCTGTCAATGACGTGCTCAGCAAAGCCCCTACCAAAATGCTAGCAAGGACGATATGGTAGTCGGTATGGACTAAATTCAAGGGTTATATTACAAGTCAAATACCTAAACTATGAGGCTAAATTACAAGACAAGCAAAGCATGACTACTGATTCATGAAGAGCGATAGTATGAGGACATTTGGGTAGGTTCATGAACGAGCCAAAAGTTTTGTTCATTGCGGCATCCTCAAATAATAaagtaacaaaaaataaatctaaAGAATATGAATAAAAAGTTTAACTACTCAAtaatttaaactactaaaaacaACTCACCATATTATTAAATACGGTTGTCGCTGTATGTAACCATGTTATCATTGATACTCCTCGTCCATCTAATTTCACGATCATTATATAATTTCTTTTAGGTATTTGTATGTCGGGTAGTCATTAAACCTGGGTGAGGTGTTGTCAATTTAACAAGATTATGTTATTTCATATAAGTGGTTATTAACTGGGTATGTTACTTAGACATGTAgtacatatttgttttttctATAAAGAAAATGAGTGGGGACATTTGTCTTGTTGCGCCTATAATGGCATCTATGGATAGATtcaaagctttttttttaataataattaccaaacaagtttttagttttaaattttctaaAACGTATAAATGAAACTAAAATCTGAAAAGAAAATACTTGTCAGACAAACCCTCAACTTGTTTGTTGTTATCAAGTATAACACATTTTAGGATTTACTCATCTTTCTGGTTACACATGaatacacatttttttagagcCATTGCTTGTCATAATCAAGAACAACAAACCTATTACGGATCTAAATTGATATTCCACATCAAATCTAGTCTCTAGATGCAAACATGTCTTCCCATTTACGTTTGTTATTGGatgcatttaaaaattaaaatcatgcaTACCTCGTATAGTTGGCTACAGATTGCACAAATGTGGTATAGAATTTCGAGTATTGGGCCCTATGGTTTTGTTAACAAGACCCACTGTGACATGAAGCCCTGTAGTCCATAGGCCCAAATCGCCATAACTAGATTACTTATTCATGCGTTCATGAGCGTCTGATgctatcatatatttttttttgttttataacaaaacaatattttttggATTAAGGGAATAAGAGAGTAGGTTAAGCCTCATAATAAGCTAGCAGGAAATAAAACAAGAAGAGCCCCGTGCCACTGACAAGTGAAGAAGTCTTGTTTGACATGAATCGA
Coding sequences:
- the LOC137712110 gene encoding homeobox-leucine zipper protein HAT14-like; translation: MPGVVASAEEADDTAAPLSSPNSTVSSFQMDFGMRSGGRSSKRDLEVDADRASDDEENGSTRKKLRRSKDQSAFLEESFKEHSTLNPKQKLVLAKQLNLRPRQVEVWFQNRRARTKLNQTEVDCEYLKRCCETLTEENRRLRKELQELKTLKTSQPFYMQLPATTLTMCPSCGRVVTTASANTSTTTTNNNHIKT